Proteins co-encoded in one Leptospiraceae bacterium genomic window:
- a CDS encoding DUF4160 domain-containing protein, translating into MPVIARFYGITIKMYFNDHLPPHFHAIYGEFNGIFSIDNLSMIEGDLPSRSIRLVEEWGSKYQTELIRMWETKDFIKLPELD; encoded by the coding sequence ATGCCAGTAATAGCTCGCTTTTACGGAATAACAATCAAGATGTACTTTAATGATCATTTGCCTCCACATTTTCACGCAATCTACGGCGAGTTCAATGGAATATTCTCAATTGATAATTTATCTATGATTGAAGGCGATTTACCATCTCGGTCTATTCGTTTAGTAGAAGAGTGGGGAAGTAAATACCAAACAGAATTAATTAGAATGTGGGAAACGAAAGACTTTATCAAGTTGCCGGAGCTAGACTAA
- a CDS encoding DUF2442 domain-containing protein encodes MANDNNPTQLKPPRINKIYIDKHTIYVLFLDNAIKKYDISPLLEKKTFNKLKNLSYLKTAKVDSGGYGISWDDDCDLSENELWTKGVSVTDTKELAKLHLLFVEPKS; translated from the coding sequence ATGGCTAACGATAATAATCCAACACAATTAAAACCTCCTAGAATCAATAAAATTTACATCGACAAACATACTATTTATGTATTATTTCTGGATAATGCTATCAAGAAATATGATATATCTCCCTTGTTAGAAAAAAAAACATTTAACAAATTAAAAAATCTTTCTTACCTGAAAACGGCAAAGGTTGATTCCGGAGGTTATGGAATAAGCTGGGATGATGATTGCGATCTGAGTGAAAACGAACTGTGGACAAAAGGTGTATCTGTCACGGATACAAAAGAATTAGCTAAACTTCATTTGCTATTTGTAGAGCCGAAAAGCTAA